From Streptomyces sp. NBC_00237, a single genomic window includes:
- the dnaA gene encoding chromosomal replication initiator protein DnaA translates to MADVPADLAAVWPRVLEHLLGEGQQGVEAKDKQWIERCQPLALVADTALLAVPNEYSKQVLEGRLAPLISEALSRECGRPIRIAITVDDSVGESPAPVRQQSHQPTSYPVQRQQQGQPGQQRDEPQQRDVRDDRDAYDAYGHRPSDDGLPTARPAYPEYRQQSRPAPGTWPGSQEDHGGWQQPRLGGFQERDPYSRPPQHDYRSQLPDRQSYDQQPSYEQQRQERAERQDRQDRQEQGPRHGGGPGLPGGSGAPGPLAAQPAPAPGPGEPHARLNPKYLFDTFVIGSSNRFAHAAAVAVAEAPAKAYNPLFIYGESGLGKTHLLHAIGHYARSLYPGTRVRYVSSEEFTNEFINSIRDGKGDAFRKRYRDVDILLVDDIQFLASKESTQEEFFHTFNTLHNANKQIVLSSDRPPKQLVTLEDRLRNRFEWGLTTDVQPPELETRIAILRKKAVQEQLNAPPEVLEFIASRISRNIRELEGALIRVTAFASLNRQPVDLGLTEQVLKDLIPGGEDASPEITAPAIMSATADYFGLTVDDLCGSSRSRVLVTARQIAMYLCRELTDLSLPKIGAQFGGRDHTTVMHADRKIRALMAERRSIYNQVTELTNRIKNG, encoded by the coding sequence GTGGCTGACGTACCTGCCGATCTTGCCGCAGTGTGGCCGCGCGTGCTGGAGCACCTGCTCGGGGAGGGACAGCAGGGTGTCGAGGCCAAGGACAAGCAGTGGATCGAGCGCTGCCAGCCCCTCGCGCTGGTCGCCGACACCGCCCTGCTGGCCGTGCCCAACGAGTACAGCAAGCAGGTCCTGGAGGGGCGTCTCGCGCCGCTCATCAGTGAGGCGCTGAGCCGCGAGTGCGGCCGCCCGATCCGGATCGCCATCACCGTCGACGACTCCGTCGGCGAGTCCCCGGCGCCCGTACGGCAGCAGTCCCACCAGCCCACCTCGTACCCGGTGCAGCGCCAGCAGCAGGGGCAGCCCGGGCAGCAGCGCGACGAGCCGCAGCAGCGTGACGTCCGCGACGACCGTGACGCGTACGACGCCTACGGTCACCGCCCGTCCGACGACGGCCTGCCCACCGCCCGCCCCGCCTATCCCGAGTACCGCCAGCAGTCGCGCCCCGCGCCCGGCACCTGGCCCGGCTCTCAGGAGGACCACGGCGGCTGGCAGCAGCCCCGGCTCGGCGGCTTCCAGGAGCGCGACCCCTACTCCCGGCCGCCGCAGCACGACTACCGCTCGCAGCTCCCGGACCGGCAGTCCTACGACCAGCAGCCGTCGTACGAGCAGCAGCGGCAGGAGCGGGCGGAGCGCCAGGACCGCCAAGACCGGCAGGAGCAGGGCCCCCGGCACGGCGGCGGGCCCGGCCTGCCCGGCGGAAGCGGCGCCCCCGGCCCGCTCGCCGCGCAGCCCGCACCGGCTCCGGGCCCCGGCGAGCCGCACGCGCGGCTGAACCCGAAGTACCTCTTCGACACCTTCGTCATCGGCTCGTCGAACCGTTTCGCGCACGCGGCCGCGGTCGCCGTCGCCGAAGCGCCCGCGAAGGCGTACAACCCGCTCTTCATCTACGGGGAGTCCGGGCTCGGCAAGACGCACCTGCTGCACGCGATCGGCCACTACGCGCGCAGCCTCTATCCGGGCACGCGGGTGCGGTACGTGAGCTCGGAGGAGTTCACGAACGAGTTCATCAACTCCATCCGCGACGGCAAGGGCGACGCGTTCCGCAAGCGCTACCGCGACGTGGACATCCTGCTCGTCGACGACATCCAGTTCCTCGCGAGCAAGGAGTCGACGCAGGAGGAGTTCTTCCACACCTTCAACACCCTGCACAACGCGAACAAGCAGATCGTGCTGTCCTCCGACCGGCCGCCCAAGCAGCTGGTGACGCTGGAGGACCGGCTGCGCAACCGCTTCGAGTGGGGTCTGACGACCGACGTGCAGCCGCCGGAGCTGGAGACGCGGATCGCGATCCTCCGCAAGAAGGCGGTGCAGGAGCAGCTCAACGCCCCGCCGGAGGTGCTGGAGTTCATCGCCTCCCGCATCTCGCGCAACATCCGCGAGCTGGAGGGGGCGCTGATCCGGGTCACGGCCTTCGCGAGCCTGAACCGGCAGCCGGTGGACCTCGGTCTCACCGAGCAGGTGCTCAAGGACCTGATTCCCGGCGGCGAGGACGCGTCGCCGGAGATCACCGCACCGGCCATCATGTCGGCGACCGCGGACTACTTCGGTCTGACGGTGGACGACCTGTGCGGATCGTCGCGCAGCCGTGTGCTGGTGACGGCCCGGCAGATCGCGATGTACCTGTGCCGCGAGCTGACCGACCTGTCACTGCCGAAGATCGGCGCGCAGTTCGGCGGCCGCGACCATACGACCGTGATGCACGCGGACCGGAAGATCCGCGCCCTGATGGCGGAGCGGCGCTCGATCTACAACCAGGTCACGGAGCTCACCAACCGCATCAAGAACGGCTGA